A single genomic interval of Saccharothrix saharensis harbors:
- a CDS encoding tetratricopeptide repeat protein, whose translation MRFALTQNRLRSVRDFSEAGTKAAPQTSIVVQLSAQAAKAAARMGQRDDVHRILDEGYRVLGRHEHPARPENHFVIDPQKWDFYAMDCYRLVGEDRQAADHAREVLRISRRPDGTDSSPMRATEARLTLAVVALRQGDPDAAAEWTREALDAPRKSVDALLMVAEEVKRELRRLFPNDPASRAITDPINQAWSELQRT comes from the coding sequence ATGAGGTTCGCCCTCACGCAGAACCGGTTGCGATCGGTGCGCGACTTCTCCGAGGCGGGGACCAAAGCAGCGCCGCAGACGTCGATCGTGGTGCAACTGTCGGCTCAGGCGGCGAAGGCGGCAGCGCGCATGGGGCAGCGCGACGACGTCCACCGCATCCTCGATGAGGGTTATCGCGTCCTGGGTCGACACGAACACCCGGCCCGGCCGGAGAACCACTTCGTCATCGACCCGCAGAAGTGGGACTTCTACGCCATGGACTGCTACCGCCTGGTCGGTGAAGACAGGCAGGCCGCCGACCACGCCCGTGAAGTGCTTCGCATCTCACGCCGCCCGGATGGCACCGACAGCAGTCCGATGCGGGCGACCGAAGCACGGCTGACCCTCGCGGTGGTGGCGCTGCGGCAGGGCGATCCGGACGCGGCGGCCGAGTGGACCCGCGAGGCGCTCGACGCGCCGCGCAAGTCGGTCGACGCGCTGCTGATGGTGGCCGAGGAGGTGAAGCGGGAACTGCGGCGGCTGTTCCCGAACGACCCGGCGTCACGGGCGATCACCGATCCGATCAACCAGGCGTGGTCGGAGTTGCAGCGGACGTAG